The Prionailurus viverrinus isolate Anna chromosome X, UM_Priviv_1.0, whole genome shotgun sequence genome segment GACAGAGTTCAGGTATTATACCACTAAGCAAATCAGTccctagaaatataaaataaaggtgAATGTTGGAAAGAGTAATATTTAAACCTAAAAAAGTTCATCAGAACTGAGAATCCACTCACTCTGAAGAGTATTAGCCATGCCCTCCTTAAGTATAGGAACGAACTCTCAAACCTTGCCGGGGAAGGTGGATTCCCTGGGATCGTCCAAACTAGGACTCATCTCCTGCAAGTTGCAATTCTTAAAGACACATACATTGACACATCCTCTGTTACCCAACACACGGACTGTTTGGTTTCACTGTAACGGAACATTCTTCAAGGTACTCGCTTGTGTTTACATATCACCTGTTATAAAACAGGTATTTGAGGTAGCTGACATCGGAGTTTGTTTTCTACAAGGCTGGACAGCTGACCGGAGATCTAGCGAGGTCCTGTCCCAGCCGTTTTAGGGGCAAGCTCTTTGACCAAGGGAAAGTTTTCCGATATAGAAAATGAAGAGACCAGGCGTACCTGAAGTCCAAGATCTCTTTCAGCTACCAACTTTCTCCCAGTCTGCGTTCCACTTCCCGCCCTAGGAAAGGGCCAAGTGACAAAGTAGAACTGCAGCCTCCACTTTGACAATGTGGTTTGTACAGAGGATTTTACAGCAAACACTATGGTGTTTGGGAAATTGAAAAGAGTAGTCCATCCAAACCTGCTAGGGCCGCTTCCCTTGAATGACAGTAAACGAAGGTGGCAGGACCGCTACTGCTAGGTCATTAGAGTCCGTCAGAACAAAAGGATGCATCTTGgttcctttttgttctttaatgAAACAAACACTCTACTTATAATGTGGAAATACCACCTCGGGTAATataaagcaacaaaataaacCATGCTCTTCTAGTCTGAAAGTGGCTATCCAGAGTGACAGCATGTTGACACTATTTGGGAATTTAGTTAAGTAACATTTATAAATTGGACACATTCAAAAGtgaaagtaaatgtaaaataaccCGGTTAAAGTTTATTAGTTTAAgaaatgcatacacatacacacacacacacacacacacacacacacacacacacacaagaattgCACTTCTTCTCAGTCCTTCCCAGATACAGGCAGatcaattataaaaaaagatggtgggagaaattatatatatggcgtcatttttattaaacaattcaAAGTAGGACTTAAGTAAACTCCgctattttcaaaatatgattGCATTAGCAAACATAAATTCACTGCGACTTTTCTGAACTATGAAGGCTTCTCATTAAAATCTTAGCTATCTGTGTTTCCAAACAATTACCAAATCGATCCATTGGATTTCTACATAAACTAGAAGGTGGCTTAATGACTTTACCATTTAGTGTCCTatagttctttcattttctttcttacctttccttctcccttctatTACAAAGGTTAAGAACCCAGGCTTCTAATGAAAAGTGCAATACACATAGTGTACTAATTATAACTGCTGATAACAACATTTACTGAGCGGTTACTACATTAGGCAATGCCCTTGAAGGGTGCGAGGTCATGGAATCCCGACAACTACCTTATAAGGAATGGAAGTGATTAATACGATCAATGATCTATATTATTATTCTAGGAATGAAAGGGTTTTcccaaacaataaaatattctCCTGCCTCTGAGAAGAGTCTAACACAATGGAACATACAAAAGGACTTGCAATTACCAGTCACACAAAACGGACAAAGAAAAATCATCATACAAATGGCTTCTAAAGCTCAGTCTAACATATGTTAAAGAAACTTCTGAATCTACACCTAGACTCTGGGCCAGAGGTGAGGGAACAGGAGACCTTAGTTCAAGAGCTGGACTCTTGTTTGTCATCTCTGATACTGTATGACCTGAGTgagttacttaccctctctgagactcagtttgtTGCATGCAGATAACATCTACCCTACAGTAGATGTACAACAGGctctggagaaagggaagaaggcagcCAGGGAAGCTCAGGAGTAAGAAGTGggatttctcctctctcactcaATACACTGCAGTGGGCCTTTGAGAACTGGTCCAAAGGAACACCTCCTAAGGAAATTAACTAGTTGATAATTAATGGACCATAAACACAACTACTCACTTTTGGGCTAGAGATGTGGCTGTTCCTTCCGAGAATGTTACTTTTTGTACAGTGCCTGGCGTATGGAGCGGGTTCgctaaatacttgttaaatgacCGAATTGAGAATAGGACAGGCCGTGCCTTCCCTCTGTCGCTGGTAGTTAGCTCAGCAGGCTCGAATACCATCGTTAGTGACGTAAAGGTAACAGCTTTAGTTTGTACCAAGATTTCATTTTGCTCTGATCCTCGACCATGCATGCACCACACTCATTCTCGGCTAGCTAGCTCACAGCTCTTTTAGCTATGTGACTAAAAGATAGCCTAGGCGCGTTTTCTAAGTTGCAACACGTCACCAGTATCCCCAGAGGGGTTTCCAAGAGAGACTGCGGGTCCATTCACATCTTCTTGATTAAAGAAAGGAAGCACACCGAGAGAGCATGCCTTCACCCCAGAAAACGCAGCTCAACAGTTTCCTCACCAACCTCCACTTAAGTGGACTGCTGGACCAACCAGGGCTCCCTTCCAAATGTAAAGCATACTGAGCAAGGCCCGCGTCTGCACCGTAGGCCACTCCTGGGCACACTGGTACACTTCCAACCCCACCGCTGAGCTGCGTGCTGAGAACCAGCTGCATTGGTCCACGTACGTCTGATGCCAGCTACGCTTGGTAATGTGGGTACTTGGGAACGCTGGGTAATTTACATAAATGGCACATCAACTGACACAGTTAAGTTCCTATGAGACTAAGCTGAACGGtatgaaaaattcaataaaggAAAAGTTACACCAGAAAGCTCTTGTCCGATTAGGGGATATCCTAAACCACTGTGTCAAATCAAGAACAAGTCAAAAATCTCGAAGTACACGATTTCGTACACCTTTAAGTTCTCACCCCACTTAAAGGAAGCCCAAATCGGCAACTACAAATAATGACGCTTTTGGAAGGTGGCCGTGCGAGAAAGATGGCACAGCTCCAACCAGCGGACCAGTACTCTTACGCCTGGAGGCCCACATCCAACTACTTACTGGCAACGCAGTGTGTGTTAATAACATTCTGAGTTAAATTCAAATACTTAAGGGAGGgtatggattattttttttcaataattccCTACTTTAAGTGATGATTTTGATTACTGGACAGGTTTTTCAAATACCATCCAGAAGACCACTTAGGTTCTGAATAACCAGACCGTTTCAGGCTTTTAGTAAACGAGGCTCTACAAATGCTATTGCGGTGTCCATTAAGTGCTGCAgaggcactaaaaaaaaaatcctccttgaTAATGGCAGACACTTATCAAATACAAACTGGCCTAAGTACTTTACAGGAACCATCACTGAACCCTCACAAGATTCCTGGTGTTGCCCAAACCgtacaaatgaaaaaactgagactcagagaggttaagcagcttGTCCTCAATCACACAGTGGGATGCGGGGAggatcaggctccaggctgtctaATCCCCCTGCCTTCACCACTTACCTGCCCCCAGATTATTAACACCTTATATacgattaaatgaaataagctataAAATGGCAATGTTCAGAACAAGCTGACTTTGAGGAGATGCATAATAGACAGGAAAGCTAGAAATTGAAAtattcctaggggcgcctgggtggcgcagtcggttgagcgtccgacttcagccaggtcacgatctcgcggtccgggagttcgagccccgcgtcaggctctgggctgatggctcggagcctggagcctgtttccgattctgtgtctccctctctctctgcccctcccccgttcatgctctgtctctctctgtcccaaaaataaataaaacgttgaaaaaaaaaaaattaaaaaaaaaaaaaaaaaaaaaaaaaaaaaaaaaaaaggtcatccCTGAATAGTACAGTTACAGCTGATTTTACTTTCCACCTCTGTGCTTTTCTTAGTTTTCAAAATATCTGCAGTGAAAAGGCATTATTTTTGCAATCAGAAAGAAAGGGCTATGTGGTGGCTCAGCTTCTCACCTCTTACCACACACACAGGGCTGTTTAACCTTAAAAAGACCTGACCTACTCAACAACATCAGATTACTGTTTTTAAGTAACTATTAAAACATCAAAGGTGGGGGGTGGCATTCACCACCATTTCAAAAAATCTGGGGGATGTATCAAACAGTATTACACCTTCCTTCGCTATATTTAATCCAGAAGTGGTTATGAGCCcataaaacaaaacgaaaagcCAAACAATCATTACATACAAGTATTCAACAGCTTTCTACAAGAAACAAAAGTCTGTGCAGTGCAATTGTAGCTATCATTTCATTACCTTTTCTGTAAACAAGTCTGCTGACAACAACAACAGTTATTATACTATCATGCCTTCTAAATGGGTCTGGAGTGAAGTCAGTAGGATCTACAGCATTAGGAATGACGGACACTATTTCAGGATTCAGTGCTGCTCTTAGCACAGTGTTTTCCTTACTAGTATAAGAGACACAAATTATGTGGTTTGTGTCACAAAGAGACACAGTTAGAAGCTTGTTTGTAAGCACCGAGCTGACATCAGCAAATCCAAAAAGGGAGTGGTCCGTGAAGACTGTCTGGAGCCCCATGGTCTTGGCGTGGAAGAGGGCATCATGGGCCATGGCAGAAAAAGAACTATGTGAATGTATTATCGTGACTCTCTCCCGAACAAATATGTACCTGAGCAATGGCAGACTGTGAAAGAGGGTCGTGGCCGTAGATTGGTTGTACATGACTTTCAGAGGCAAGTAATAGACTTTGAGGCCATTAGTGAGGTAACGGATGCCTTTTCGATTTCCATAAGCATGGGTGACAATTATAACTTTGTGCCCTCTTTCAATCAGACACTGAGAGAGCTGGTAAATGTGGCTTTCCACGCCTCCCATATTGGGATAGAAAAAGTCCGACACCATGCATATATTATGGGTATGGGTCCTACATGTCGACAGACTTCCAGGGCTGACACGGGAGAGCACAGCTGAGGGAAACTGGCCAGGCCCACCTCCTCCTCTACAGGCCATGCTGAGATGGTTTAGGCATTAGTCCTTAGAGCAGCTCAGTTAAGATATGTGTCGTCTAGTACCTGAAAGAGAGAGTAAAACAAGACCTCAGCTCAGAgacaaaatatattacattttccaAATCCAGATATAAACACTGTTTTATGCTAATATAAATTTGCCAGCTTTCCccctagaaataaaacaaaagcatataATGAAATTACTCATCTGACATTTACTTACTTAGCATTTACT includes the following:
- the PIGA gene encoding phosphatidylinositol N-acetylglucosaminyltransferase subunit A isoform X1, with amino-acid sequence MACRGGGGPGQFPSAVLSRVSPGSLSTCRTHTHNICMVSDFFYPNMGGVESHIYQLSQCLIERGHKVIIVTHAYGNRKGIRYLTNGLKVYYLPLKVMYNQSTATTLFHSLPLLRYIFVRERVTIIHSHSSFSAMAHDALFHAKTMGLQTVFTDHSLFGFADVSSVLTNKLLTVSLCDTNHIICVSYTSKENTVLRAALNPEIVSVIPNAVDPTDFTPDPFRRHDSIITVVVVSRLVYRKGTDLLSGIIPELCQKYPDLNFIIGGEGPKRIILEEVRERYQLHDRVRLLGALEHKDVRNVLVQGHIFLNTSLTEAFCMAIVEAASCGLQVVSTRVGGIPEVLPENLIILCEPSVKSLCEGLEKAISQLKSGALPAPEDIHNIVKTFYTWRNVAERTEKVYDRVAGEAVLPMDRRLDRLISHCGPVTGYIFALLAVVNFLFLVFLRWVTPDSVIDVAIDATGPDGAWTPRYPPSKKEGKNNAMSKTR